Proteins encoded together in one Hevea brasiliensis isolate MT/VB/25A 57/8 chromosome 16, ASM3005281v1, whole genome shotgun sequence window:
- the LOC110665004 gene encoding disease resistance protein RPM1-like, producing MASVPAEFLIGKIVSVIENEAALLGGARDDLEEIKRELVSMRSFLHDTDMRRPQTDVEKTWVADVRNLVYDVEDIIDEFMYLSNKRQGRHRSTRNLHNTIGFPKHLWKRRQISVRLQKLSSMIKAIPERNQRYRIDHSMEGKSSDDSGKGALHGESSLFIKDDELVGVEDERQLLVGWLTNGELQRTTISVVGMGGSGKTTLVAKAYNSETVKRHFDCYAWITVSQTYVIEDLFRSLIKQFYRATMEAAPMELSSMNYQQLVEMLVNYLESKRYVVVLDDVWTANLWSQIKVSLPNSRHGSRVMLTTRNESVASLSFEIGSHVHHIRPLSEIEAWALFCMKAFSRNGSKCPLELEILAKDIVEKCQGLPLAIVSLGGLLSAKSSSEWRMVGNSLNWELHNNQILQPVKSILLLSYNDLPYRLKHCFLYCCLFPEDYSIKRKRLIRLWMAEGFVEQVKGITPEEVAEGYLMELIRRSMLHAVERNSFGLPKACKMHDLLRELALSISEEQKFCAVHDEQRVGAREDGIARRLSVQALGKETRVYEGMSLLRAFFWFVDDALFLSSINTLASGFKLLRVLDLEDAPIEKLPNDIVTLFNLRYLNLKRTLVKELPKSIGRLHNLETLNIDDTNIKALPKGIVKLQNLRYLLARRLNPGLYNDFDYVSGIQVHLDISTLKNLQVLGCVESSGNMMKQVQSMTQLVRLELSNVKSSDETELCSAIQNMPFLCRLFVMASNHEILQMNALKSPPPGLRRLCLVGKLENIPGWFHSLESLRVLHLHWSSLENDPTSHLQALPNLRWLILVKAYEGRHLQFRQGFTNLEILELLNFPTLELITIAKGVMSGLKELCIGNCENLMMIPWGVKNLTNLQELTLMNASEQLTKRICAPSGVDHEVVQHIPKINNFCFTSTGWFQESLS from the coding sequence aTGGCATCGGTGCCGGCAGAGTTCTTGATTGGTAAGATAGTTTCTGTCATCGAAAATGAAGCAGCCTTGTTAGGTGGAGCTCGTGATGACCTTGAAGAAATCAAGCGAGAGCTAGTGAGCATGAGATCCTTTCTACATGATACAGATATGAGAAGGCCTCAAACCGACGTTGAGAAAACTTGGGTTGCTGATGTGAGAAATTTGGTGTATGATGTTGAAGACATCATCGATGAGTTTATGTATCTCTCCAACAAGAGACAGGGTAGGCACAGATCCACAAGAAACCTCCACAACACCATCGGCTTTCCAAAACATCTTTGGAAAAGGCGTCAAATTTCCGTCAGGCTGCAAAAACTCTCAAGTATGATCAAAGCCATACCAGAAAGAAACCAGAGGTATCGTATTGATCATAGTATGGAAgggaagagttctgatgatagtgGCAAAGGGGCACTCCATGGGGAATCATCTTTGTTTATTAAGGATGATGAACTTGTGGGGGTTGAAGATGAAAGGCAACTGTTAGTTGGATGGCTAACAAATGGAGAATTGCAACGCACAACTATTTCAGTTGTTGGCATGGGTGGCTCTGGAAAAACAACTCTAGTTGCCAAGGCCTACAATTCTGAAACTGTGAAGCGGCATTTTGACTGCTATGCTTGGATTACTGTCTCCCAAACTTATGTCATTGAGGACTTGTTTAGGAGCTTGATTAAGCAATTCTATCGGGCCACAATGGAAGCAGCTCCTATGGAATTGAGCTCCATGAATTACCAACAGCTGGTTGAGATGCTTGTGAATTACTTGGAATCCAAGAGGTATGTGGTTGTTCTGGATGATGTATGGACTGCAAACCTTTGGAGTCAAATAAAAGTTTCACTTCCAAATAGCAGGCATGGTAGTCGAGTCATGCTTACAACAAGGAATGAAAGCGTAGCTTCTCTTTCTTTTGAAATTGGAAGCCATGTTCATCATATTCGTCCACTATCAGAAATTGAAGCATGGGCCCTTTTTTGCATGAAAGCTTTCTCAAGGAATGGCAGCAAGTGCCCCTTGGAGCTTGAAATTTTAGCCAAGGACATAGTGGAAAAATGCCAAGGACTACCTCTCGCAATTGTGTCATTGGGTGGTCTCTTGTCTGCCAAAAGCTCATCAGAATGGAGGATGGTTGGCAATAGCTTGAATTGGGAGTTGCACAATAACCAAATACTTCAACCAGTGAAAAGCATCTTGTTGCTGAGCTACAATGATTTGCCATACCGACTTAAGCATTGTTTCCTCTATTGCTGCTTATTTCCTGAGGATTATTCAATTAAGCGAAAGAGACTCATCAGATTATGGATGGCAGAGGGGTTTGTAGAACAGGTCAAAGGGATAACACCAGAAGAGGTTGCTGAGGGATACCTCATGGAACTCATTCGCCGAAGTATGCTTCATGCTGTAGAGAGGAACTCATTTGGACTTCCAAAAGCATGCAAGATGCATGATCTACTACGGGAGCTTGCTCTTTCAATTTCGGAAGAACAAAAATTTTGTGCTGTACATGACGAACAAAGAGTAGGTGCAAGAGAAGATGGCATAGCACGTCGTCTGTCAGTCCAAGCACTAGGAAAAGAAACCAGAGTCTATGAGGGTATGTCACTGCTTCGCGCTTTCTTTTGGTTTGTTGATGATGCGCTCTTTCTTTCTTCCATAAATACATTAGCATCTGGCTTTAAGCTTCTGAGGGTGCTGGACTTGGAAGATGCTCCAATTGAAAAGTTGCCAAATGACATAGTcactttgtttaatttgagatacTTGAACTTGAAAAGAACACTAGTTAAGGAGCTGCCAAAATCAATTGGAAGATTGCATAACCTTGAAACATTAAATATTGATGACACCAACATTAAGGCGCTTCCAAAAGGGATTGTTAAGTTGCAGAACTTGCGGTATCTTCTAGCACGCCGTTTGAATCCTGGACTGTACAATGATTTCGATTATGTATCTGGCATACAAGTGCATTTAGATATAAGTACTTTAAAGAACTTGCAAGTTCTAGGTTGTGTAGAATCTAGTGGAAATATGATGAAGCAAGTGCAAAGCATGACCCAGCTAGTGAGACTTGAACTTTCAAACGTTAAAAGTTCAGATGAAACGGAATTGTGCTCTGCCATCCAAAATATGCCTTTCCTTTGCCGCTTATTTGTGATGGCAAGTAACCATGAGATTCTACAGATGAATGCTTTGAAATCACCTCCACCAGGCCTTAGGAGACTCTGTTTGGTTGGAAAGCTGGAGAATATCCCAGGATGGTTTCACTCACTTGAGAGCCTTAGAGTTTTACATTTGCATTGGTCCAGCCTAGAAAACGATCCAACTTCACATCTTCAAGCGCTTCCCAATTTAAGGTGGCTTATCCTTGTCAAAGCATACGAAGGTAGACACCTGCAATTTCGTCAAGGGTTTACTAATCTAGAGATTTTAGAGTTGCTTAATTTTCCCACACTTGAGCTGATAACTATAGCAAAGGGAGTAATGTCAGGCCTTAAAGAACTATGCATTGGCAATTGTGAAAATCTGATGATGATTCCTTGGGGTGTCAAAAATCTTACCAACCTTCAGGAACTGACACTGATGAATGCTTCAGAACAACTCACTAAGCGTATTTGCGCACCCTCTGGTGTGGATCATGAAGTTGTCCAACACATTCCTAAGATCAACAATTTTTGCTTCACATCAACAGGGTGGTTTCAGGAAAGCCTGTCCTAG